A genomic stretch from Gopherus flavomarginatus isolate rGopFla2 chromosome 3, rGopFla2.mat.asm, whole genome shotgun sequence includes:
- the ZNF518B gene encoding zinc finger protein 518B, with translation MQLKKMREILPKLYTSQVNDINNSLTTSPKQANEDEANQPKGTEGQNCDYQVAEAEDKLSLVLCIKCRSMQKLPVHELQKHNKPRQTEDKNFVCSSCSLNTPPTFHFVADSATAIDLENQEKPSLSKTQKTFKVKNFQPDKYYCDKCRFSTKDPLQYKKHAVQHEEIKFVCSHCNYVSYTKGEFQRHLVKHTGTFPYQCEYCEYGAVRHDYIVKHTRRVHETVTEKGPVNMAAKQEQKRSCLSKRSTFSDKQKCDLKVPLQNEPSDLSSSTAFSKIQDEMSKRVCLSGDVECSLGTASVRDKTVLEPAELNIYENQNVEVEVYSPKKEPVQPGMPLTVIAPSELVVPSNCLAQLLDIKIVNGTQQLVLKLIPLKETSNKPINCEEEKPRNQGAEQTEKGKRLTSVAQNELTTEATVNVSSISNMFALDNKYNRNSECLNSSNSHTSDCNSNVPKQDKSKISCPKSSNKEKYAKNDLYCSKETLDMPTCAYAASAEGDGSQTVLLQAAQRSNSSSSSPALGEKDILPLNGDDKECRSHIISSLKTHLFDTCLVKESFKTSQGGGEFSLNKSASLEESSVGLSKLNRENSDCQNNPLEALELQNVENKDSPPEGPVISSVFSLSSGAENIPEGIKWDNTACSKKSTTMLCRKIAQLMSAAECNVKSTLAASPMPVRCCASNKMPLPQETLANSEKNVPVTELEQFASSLQTPQNGGIGNELCNKQPPQSRSATTKTKSRMTKNTHVATPVFIPKGTVLRVLNVARSENTKEVGDKNEITSVTMCCNEMFLPRPVPFSISEKLNSNFPLPNESELNEQSRNQNMSLRHRPKRESNAKSNSKQNCVLLHQKSDELSKQSKLTSKDQLVSKNKVKQANSRDYLSKKKTRSHSETSGISEAMLLLTARRLRLVPLREHQLIKCPRRNQPVVVLNHPDVDSAEVINIMKIVNKYKGNIVKVVLSERTSSCLGVKQYNKRLTFQNLETRSEMKKQNFLKMKLKKTHRNNYRVVETSPAKTLQCMFKCWFCGRIYVDQEEWISHGQRHLIEATKGWDVLSLPLESHK, from the coding sequence ATGCAGCTAAAGAAAATGAGAGAAATTTTACCAAAACTGTATACAAGCCAAGTTAATGACATAAATAATTCTTTGACTACATCTCCAAAGCAAGCCAATGAGGATGAAGCAAATCAACCAAAAGGGACTGAAGGCCAGAATTGTGACTATCAAGTGGCTGAAGCTGAGGATAAGCTGTCATTGGTCCTTTGTATAAAGTGCAGAAGTATGCAAAAACTTCCAGTGCATGAATTACAAAAGCATAACAAACCCAGGCAGACTGAAGACAAAAACTTTGTTTGCAGCAGTTGTAGTCTGAATACGCCACCGACTTTCCATTTTGTAGCTGACAGTGCCACTGCCATAGATTTAGAAAATCAAGAAAAACCATCCCTAAGTAAAACTCAAAAAACATTTAAAGTAAAAAACTTTCAACCAGACAAATATTACTGCGATAAATGTCGATTTTCAACAAAGGATCCTTTGCAGTATAAAAAGCATGCAGTTCAACATGAGGAGATTAAGTTTGTTTGCTCCCACTGTAACTATGTATCCTACACCAAAGGAGAATTCCAGCGGCATTTGGTGAAACACACTGGAACTTTTCCATATCAGTGTGAATACTGTGAATATGGTGCTGTTAGACATGATTATATAGTTAAGCATACCAGAAGAGTACATGAAACAGTTACTGAGAAGGGGCCAGTGAATATGGCTGCAAAGCAAGAGCAAAAGAGATCTTGCTTATCAAAGAGAAGCACTTTTTCTGACAAGCAGAAGTGTGATCTAAAAGTTCCTCTTCAGAATGAGCCTTCAGATTTATCGTCAAGTACAGCTTTCAGCAAAATCCAAGATGAAATGAGCAAAAGAGTTTGTTTGTCTGGCGATGTAGAATGTAGCCTAGGTACAGCATCAGTCCGAGATAAAACTGTATTGGAACCAGCTGAATTAAACATATATGAGAACCAAAATGTGGAAGTTGAAGTTTATTCTCCAAAAAAAGAACCCGTACAGCCTGGAATGCCATTAACAGTGATTGCACCTTCAGAACTTGTAGTTCCTTCTAACTGCTTAGCTCAGTTATTAGACATAAAAATAGTGAATGGAACACAACAATTGGTTCTTAAACTTATTCCCCTGAAAGAAACAAGTAATAAGCCTATAAACTGCGAAGAAGAGAAACCCAGGAATCAAGGTGCAGAACaaacagagaaaggaaaaagacTAACTTCTGTTGCTCAAAATGAATTAACCACTGAAGCAACTGTAAATGTATCTAGTATTAGTAACATGTTTGCTTTAGATAATAAATACAACAGGAACTCTGAATGTCTTAATTCCTCCAATTCTCATACTTCAGACTGTAACTCAAATGTACCTAAGCAGGATAAATCAAAAATAAGTTGCCCTAAATCCTCAAATAAGGAAAAATATGCAAAAAATGATTTATACTGTTCTAAAGAGACTCTGGACATGCCCACATGTGCATATGCTGCTTCTGCTGAAGGTGATGGATCCCAGACTGTTTTGTTGCAGGCGGCTCAGAGGAGCAACAGTTCTTCTTCATCTCCTGCCCTTGGAGAAAAGGACATATTGCCTTTAAATGGTGATGACAAAGAATGCAGGAGCCACATCAttagctctctgaaaacacatttatttgataCCTGTTTAGTTAAAGAATCTTTTAAAACTTCTCAAGGAGGAGGAGAGTTCTCTTTAAATAAAAGTGCATCTTTAGAGGAATCAAGTGTTGGCTTAAGTAAATTAAACAGAGAGAACTCTGATTGTCAAAATAATCCTTTAGAAGCTTTAGAATTGCAGAATGTAGAAAATAAGGACAGCCCTCCTGAGGGTCCTGTCATTTCATCTGTATTTTCCCTTAGCTCTGGGGCTGAAAACATCCCAGAGGGAATCAAGTGGGATAATACTGCATGCAGTAAAAAGTCAACAACAATGCTGTGTAGAAAGATTGCTCAGTTGATGTCTGCTGCCGAGTGTAATGTGAAATCTACATTGGCTGCTTCACCTATGCCTGTTAGATGTTGTGCTTCTAATAAGATGCCTTTGCCTCAGGAAACTTTAGCAAACTCTGAAAAAAATGTCCCTGTTACTGAATTGGAACAATTTGCATCTTCTCTTCAAACACCGCAGAATGGTGGGATTGGTAATGAACTGTGTAATAAACAACCACCACAATCACGGTCAGCTACAACAAAAACTAAAAGTAGAATGACTAAAAACACTCACGTTGCTACTCCAGTGTTCATTCCAAAAGGGACAGTGCTGAGGGTCCTGAATGTTGCTAGGAGTGAAAACACAAAAGAAGTAGGAGATAAGAACGAAATTACATCTGTTACGATGTGTTGCAATGAAATGTTTCTACCACGACCAGTTCCTTTCAGCATTTCTGAGAAACTAAACAGTAACTTTCCTTTGCCCAATGAGAGTGAACTTAATGAGCAGTCCAGAAATCAAAATATGTCACTTAGGCACAGACCAAAAAGAGAGTCTAAtgcaaaaagtaatagcaaacaaAATTGTGTACTACTGCATCAAAAAAGTGATGAGCTAAGTAAGCAGAGCAAACTTACTTCAAAGGATCAACTTGTATCTAAAAATAAGGTAAAACAAGCAAATTCCAGGGATTATTTGTCTAAGAAGAAAACAAGAAGCCACTCAGAAACCAGTGGCATTTCTGAGGCGATGCTTCTTTTGACAGCAAGACGTCTTAGGCTTGTACCTCTTAGAGAACATCAGTTGATAAAATGCCCTCGTCGTAACCAGCCTGTAGTTGTGTTAAATCATCCTGATGTTGATTCAGCAGAGGTAATTAATATAATGAAAATTGTCAACAAGTATAAAGGCAATATTGTGAAAGTCGTTTTATCAGAAAGAACAAGTAGTTGTCTTGGTGTGAAACAGTATAATAAACGGCTTACATTTCAGAACTTGGAAACAAGAAGCGAAatgaaaaagcaaaactttttaaaaatgaagctaAAAAAGACCCATAGAAACAACTACCGGGTTGTGGAAACGTCACCAGCTAAAACACTGCAGTGTATGTTTAAGTGTTGGTTTTGTGGAAGGATATATGTAGACCAGGAAGAGTGGATAAGTCATGGACAGAGACATTTGATAGAAGCAACCAAAGGCTGGGAtgttctttctcttcctctaGAAAGCCACAAGTGA